In Pontibacillus halophilus JSM 076056 = DSM 19796, the genomic stretch CATCGACATGCTTTCCATTCCGTATAGTTGTTGGAGCTTTCGATAATGTTGAAGTATTTTCTCGAGAAAAGCTAGATTCTCCTCCAAATGACGCCCGAAATTATGAGGATGCCACCATAAATGGTAGACCTCTCCCTCTTTAGCTGCCTTTGTCATCGCTTTCGTAATCCGCTTGAGTCTCATCCCCTCAAGCAACTTAAGATTAGAAACATAGGGGCGTAAGAAACGGCTTGATGGCAAATTAATCAGCTCGTTGTGACGATATTGAGGGAGTGGATAGGTGTGAGATCCAGTTATATTCACATACGCATCGATTAGTCGAAGAACTCTACTCCTAACTGAACGATAATCAGAGAATGAACTAGGCTCATAGATGGACGACTCTTCGTTCCCTCTATATGAAGTCAATCCCAGTTCTCGGCATACGTTTAAATACTTCTCATTGGTTTGGTTACGCGGAAACAAGATGGTTGTAAGTGGTGCACAGCCTTGAAGCTTTCGTGCATGAAGGGCTTTTGAAGCAAGGAGATCCTGTCTAAAGTTATCTTCCGTTTGTCCTTCTTCTAGGCAGTAATAGTGAGAGAACGTATGAGTGGCCACTTCTTGATGTGGCGTTTCGGCTATAGCTTCAACAAGGTCAGGAGCAAAGTAACAACCATGTTGTTCATCAAGCTTGGCTTCTTGGCAATGTTCATAGGCGGAATAGTGAGGAGTTTCATAAGAAGGAAGATGTTCAGGGAAAAGGGTGTACAATTCTTCTCTGCCAGAAGCAAGCAACATTCCTACAATCCCCCACGTTGCATGGATTTCATAGTCTTGAAACAACTCTAACATAGCCGGTATCGCTTCCCATGTCCCAGTTAAGTTCCCCTCATATTGTTCAATAGAAAATACGTCATGTAACCCCCAATATAATTCAAAGTCTAACGATAAGATAAGCTTTCCACTTCCCATCATATCCCCTCCCCTTCTTTACACATGAACTCCTATCTTGAAGATGTGTTTCAACTCGCCACATCACCCTACGAAATATCGTTCGATTTACTACTTTTCAACCAACCGTTTACGCGCTTCCACTAGGAATCTTCCTTTCACCGAGCGAGGTACATAACCTGAATATTCGTGTACCACTTTCCCACCGAATCCAAGTTTAAAATTCCTTATCCCTTCATCATTCGTTAGTCCTCCGTGGTCAAAGGTGTGATACCCTTTCTCTTTAAACCATGTCATGTCGCACCATTTTAAATATCGATGTGCAGAACCAATACGACGCTTTTCATCTGTATTGTCTGCCATCCGGAAGAGTGTTGAGATATAAAGCGCCATAGCACGACCTTCATGGCTAATATACGCTCGATAGGCCATAATCTCTTCCTCTTCATCCACCATTTTCGTCAGTACCAATTTGTTTCTATCTCTTAATTTCTTTAAAGTAAGAAGGTTAAACGAACGGATGAGATAAGAACCTTTATTTCTTGCAAAGGTGTTGTAATAATCTCTGAACTCATAAATTTGCGTATCTGTTGGTCTTTCAATCGTAATAGGAGTGAACGTATACCTTTTTTCAGCCATTCGAATTTGGCGGCGAGTTGTCCGACTCATATCTGAGAAGATTTTCTCTCGATCTTGGGTTAAGTCTAAATGCAGGGTTTCAATTGTATGACAACCCTCAATTGGAGCAACTGCCTGCGTAACCCCTACAAGATCCCCACCTTCTACACCACCAATCTTACTAGGGTCTGGGAAATATACTTGCTTCATATTGATACCAAGCAACTTTCTTTCAATTGTAAACATCGCTCACCCTCCTAATGGATTGTTTATCGTCTGTTTTGAAACCGATACCGAACAAATCTTGGTCACCTTATCTTCACGAATGGGGACAAATCCAAGCTCGTATAGCCATGCTTCTTTAGTGCTGGTATAAATATAACGACTGCAATCAGGAAATCGAGCTCTAATCTCATTCACTATACTTTCATCTAGATGCCCACAATTCGTCATCACAACATGAGGGGCTTCTTCGTGCTGGAAGGCATTCTCCGTAACCCAGAACCAGTTTCCTCCCTTATGAAAGCCGTACTCTCTTTTATACAGTCGCTCAACCCACCCACTTGTATCTTGATGCGTTTCTTTCAAGGTGAATACATCCTTTAAATCAATCGGTTGAAACGTAGGTCTGTAGGAGCGGTTGTTAGAAGAATAATCGTGGTGTAAGGAGCGAGAGCTTTGCTGGAAGAGCTGTCTTCTCACCCACTGAATGCGACTTTTTAAGGAAGAGCCTCTCCATCTTTGTATGGCGTTCTTCCACTTTCCCATCGTATTCCGTCTAAATTTGACAATCGACTCTGATTTCTTCAAGGTATGAACGAACTTCTGCCTCCCTTTCATCCACATATAGAGAACTTGTGCGCGTAGTCCTTTACCAGGGAATACAACTCGATGAACATAGTCCTCTTCTGTATTCCAATCGTATTTGTAAGATTCGTATCCAATTGTAAAGTCGAAGAGCTGGTCTTCAGACTGCGACCATTGTTCGATTACATAGTTCATTAGGATACGACCTGGACTAAACACCCGAAAATCGTCGTCGTGAGCTAAGTTGTACAATAACCTTCTGCCTCCACGCCGAAGTTCATATACATAAGCAATCATCTCTCCTTCCACGCACAATGCGTGAACGATGTTAGCAGAGGGATGGTGTTGAATTTGTTCTGTAAAGAAATCCACAGATGGCGACGTTGTAAATCCACTTCCATCTATTTTCTTCCTCCAACGTTTTCTGTGCAGTTCAAACACACGAGACAAGTTTCTCTGGTCTAGAACCTGATAAGTAAGATTCCCAAGTTTTCTTAGTCGTTTTTCTTTCCGATCTACTCCATGCTTCTTCCTCTTTTTCTTCATATAAGTGGGGAGTGTAATCTGCTCTCTTCGTACCATTGGACTAACCACATTACTTGAGTAGACAGGATGTTTCCTTTCGTGCAGTTGTTTCTTTATACAAGTATCTGTTTGACCACTTTCTAATAGTCCATGTAAATCGAACACAACACCACGCTGCTTCTTCCCATAATGAAGAAGATAGGCAATACACTCTTCCTTGTAAGCCGGGTCAGCAATTATGTCTGCGTAATTATTCTGGGGATACCCTATAAAGCGTATAACCCCCTTTTGTCTCATTAAAGGGAAGAACGCTACGATTTCATTCTCGCGTTCGATAGCCATTATCATAAGTGTTGCTCCTTGATTGAAATGCTTCCACCAAGATGTAATCCACGACCACTCGATGAAAGGGTTCGTTTCATCTGTCCTTTGTACAAGCCGTTCCCAATCATTTCTATAGGAGTGCCACTTATCTTCTGTATGAATTTGAGTAATTCTCATGGTGCACCCCTTCCCTTCGAACAGAAGCTTGCTCGTTTATGCGACACACTGTTTCATAGACTCGTTCCGTCTCTTTTACCATCCGCTCAAATGTGAAGGACGCTTCATATTTCTGTCGTGACAGCTCTCCCATGTTCGTTCGTAACGAAGCACTGTGCAATAATTTCTCGATGGCTACTATGAAGGTTTGTTGGTCTTCATTGGGAATAAGGAATCCATTTTCCTCATGTGTCACCAATTCGAGGACCCCTCCTACTGAGGAAGCTACGATGGGAAGCGATGCCCGCATCGCCTCAATAATACTTAGCGGCAGTCCTTCATAATTGGATAGAAGGATAAATATGTCGCTCCGCCCCAACCATTCCTCAACGTTGTTGCAATTTCCAAGAAAGTGGACCTTGCCCTCTAATCCAAGCCTTGTGACTTCTTGTTGAACATTGCTCATAAGCGGCCCATCCCCAATAAGCCACAGTTCCCAATTCATGTCACGTAGCTGAGCCAATCCTTGTAGAACAGCAAGATGATCTTTAGGCGGCGCAAAGCGAGCGACCATCGTCAGATGAACCGTATCGTCATTTTGTCGATTGAATTCTTCACAATCTTTTACTCCATTTTGAATGACCGACAACTTGAGTGGAGAAAGTACCTTATGCTTGAGTGCGAGCTTAGCATCGTAATGGGAAACAGATATAACGGCATCTCCAAATTTCCCAGCTACCTTCTCCACATTTGAAAAGAGGTAACGCTTCATCGCAGGGACACCCTCAGTAAATGCCCAGCCATGCGCAGTAAAGACAGATGGGATACGAAGTCGCTTCGCTATAATGCGCCCAATTATACCGGCCTTGGACGAATGGATGGCGATTAGGTCTGGCTGTAAATGGTTAAATAGACGATAGATTTCAATGTACGCTTTAAAGTCCTGTAATGGATGGATGTCCCGTTTTAAGCTTGAGACAGCATAATGTTGAATGCCCTTCTCTACACATTCTGGATAAGCTAACTCTCCTTCACCAGAGACCAATATGACTTCATGTCCTCGCTTTAGAAGCTCTAAACTTAAGTCTTTCACATGAATTTGAGCCCCACCTGGTTCATCCATCCTTGTGATAAATTGAACGATTCTCATGTCCTTCCTCCTTTCTTTCTACTAAAGCCGGACACCAAGCTAAACCAAGCATTAACCACAAATGACGCCAGTGTAGTGTATCTACGAAGAAGCTATTAAATAGAAGACCAACCAAGGAAGCGAAGACAATGACATACCACCCTCTATGAGGAGATGAGGCTTTTTGAATCTGGACGTAGCAATATCCTATAGAAAGTAGAAAGAATACGAGAAAGGAAATAAATCCGATGACACCGTTCTCGGTAATAAGTCGAGCGTATAAGCTGTGGGTAGACAAATCGAAATTAACTTCTGACTGCCCCGGCCCCATGCCTAAAGGATTTTGTAGCCCTGAACTTAGGGCAACTTGTTGGGTAGCGAACCGGTCCTCATCGTATCTTTGTATACTCATCCGTTGTTGGAGCAACGTAGCAATTGCAGGCGTTCGGGATAATAGATAAAGAGAAGGAACAGCGATACACGTACTCATTACGACTGTCCCAATTCGGTTCTTCATTGGCACCGTACTTGTAAATAGGAAATAAACCACACCGCTTAAAGCAAAGTTGCCCCAAGCTGCTCGCGAGAAACTAAGTAAAATCCCGAGTGCTAAGCACAAGAACAAGGTATAAGCTCCCCATTTCACACGTCCTTCTCCTCTGTCTGCTTTATATAGACAATAAAGTGCTGCCGGAACAAGATAAGGACCGAACACATTAGGGTCTTTGAACAACCCCTTAACACGCCCATATTGCAGAAACCACTCATGAGAAGGGATAAAGTGAAAATAGGCAAGCGTCCCTACAACGACTGAAAGGCAAGCTACAAGGGTATAAGCTTCTCCAATGGTTTGGATAAGCTTGATACGATAACGAGTGGCTAGCGATGCGATACACAACCAAGAAAAGATCAAATAGAGCGTAATGAGAAAATAGAAAATGGCACCATTATAATCCGTAGAATAGTAGGCAGAAACGATGTTACTTAAAGAGAAAATGAACATAAGCACAATTGGGACACCTAGTGCTTTCGTATATACAAACGATGAGGTGATCCAACCGAACAGAATAAGTAAACACATGAGCACGTCATAAGGTGATGGTTCAATAAACACAACAAAACTTAAGGCCATACACACATAGACGAATGGAAGCAACGAGGGACGGATACTATGATTCAACGAATGAGTGAGATTGATCATAGATTACGCCTCCTTCAAGACTTCTATTTCGCTTCAGCCACCGCTTCATTGCCAGGTAACTGCAGCACCCTTGCAAGACTATTCCTAAGGACGCTAGAAGGCTCATGCAAAGAAGAGCA encodes the following:
- a CDS encoding O-antigen ligase family protein, with translation MINLTHSLNHSIRPSLLPFVYVCMALSFVVFIEPSPYDVLMCLLILFGWITSSFVYTKALGVPIVLMFIFSLSNIVSAYYSTDYNGAIFYFLITLYLIFSWLCIASLATRYRIKLIQTIGEAYTLVACLSVVVGTLAYFHFIPSHEWFLQYGRVKGLFKDPNVFGPYLVPAALYCLYKADRGEGRVKWGAYTLFLCLALGILLSFSRAAWGNFALSGVVYFLFTSTVPMKNRIGTVVMSTCIAVPSLYLLSRTPAIATLLQQRMSIQRYDEDRFATQQVALSSGLQNPLGMGPGQSEVNFDLSTHSLYARLITENGVIGFISFLVFFLLSIGYCYVQIQKASSPHRGWYVIVFASLVGLLFNSFFVDTLHWRHLWLMLGLAWCPALVERKEEGHENRSIYHKDG
- a CDS encoding glycosyltransferase family 4 protein — encoded protein: MRIVQFITRMDEPGGAQIHVKDLSLELLKRGHEVILVSGEGELAYPECVEKGIQHYAVSSLKRDIHPLQDFKAYIEIYRLFNHLQPDLIAIHSSKAGIIGRIIAKRLRIPSVFTAHGWAFTEGVPAMKRYLFSNVEKVAGKFGDAVISVSHYDAKLALKHKVLSPLKLSVIQNGVKDCEEFNRQNDDTVHLTMVARFAPPKDHLAVLQGLAQLRDMNWELWLIGDGPLMSNVQQEVTRLGLEGKVHFLGNCNNVEEWLGRSDIFILLSNYEGLPLSIIEAMRASLPIVASSVGGVLELVTHEENGFLIPNEDQQTFIVAIEKLLHSASLRTNMGELSRQKYEASFTFERMVKETERVYETVCRINEQASVRREGVHHENYSNSYRR
- a CDS encoding polysaccharide deacetylase family protein, encoding MGSGKLILSLDFELYWGLHDVFSIEQYEGNLTGTWEAIPAMLELFQDYEIHATWGIVGMLLASGREELYTLFPEHLPSYETPHYSAYEHCQEAKLDEQHGCYFAPDLVEAIAETPHQEVATHTFSHYYCLEEGQTEDNFRQDLLASKALHARKLQGCAPLTTILFPRNQTNEKYLNVCRELGLTSYRGNEESSIYEPSSFSDYRSVRSRVLRLIDAYVNITGSHTYPLPQYRHNELINLPSSRFLRPYVSNLKLLEGMRLKRITKAMTKAAKEGEVYHLWWHPHNFGRHLEENLAFLEKILQHYRKLQQLYGMESMSMQEAASEIEARVEQVREAY
- a CDS encoding GNAT family N-acetyltransferase, with protein sequence MRITQIHTEDKWHSYRNDWERLVQRTDETNPFIEWSWITSWWKHFNQGATLMIMAIERENEIVAFFPLMRQKGVIRFIGYPQNNYADIIADPAYKEECIAYLLHYGKKQRGVVFDLHGLLESGQTDTCIKKQLHERKHPVYSSNVVSPMVRREQITLPTYMKKKRKKHGVDRKEKRLRKLGNLTYQVLDQRNLSRVFELHRKRWRKKIDGSGFTTSPSVDFFTEQIQHHPSANIVHALCVEGEMIAYVYELRRGGRRLLYNLAHDDDFRVFSPGRILMNYVIEQWSQSEDQLFDFTIGYESYKYDWNTEEDYVHRVVFPGKGLRAQVLYMWMKGRQKFVHTLKKSESIVKFRRNTMGKWKNAIQRWRGSSLKSRIQWVRRQLFQQSSRSLHHDYSSNNRSYRPTFQPIDLKDVFTLKETHQDTSGWVERLYKREYGFHKGGNWFWVTENAFQHEEAPHVVMTNCGHLDESIVNEIRARFPDCSRYIYTSTKEAWLYELGFVPIREDKVTKICSVSVSKQTINNPLGG